Proteins from a genomic interval of Xiphophorus maculatus strain JP 163 A chromosome 7, X_maculatus-5.0-male, whole genome shotgun sequence:
- the LOC102217256 gene encoding activin receptor type-2A-like isoform X1: MGQEARLVLSILLISCCSGSILGRSESHQCVQYTHNPSSSVPMDAEGRADGRTVVTCSGEEDKRQHCFSTWKNASGEVKLIQQGCWLDHPSCYRSECVEMGEAPEVFFCCCDVSLCNIKFSHQPNVSEPSATPTSAPPKQPVEPLIFSMVPSLAVSGVVLLSFWMYRRHRRPYPPVLLPTQNVFHILMEDPSLMPPSPVLGHRPVQLLEVKARGRFGCVWKAQLLSEQVAVKVFPIQERQSWQTEYEIYSLSGMRHENLLLFIGAEKRGCNADLELWLITAYHDKGSVCDYLKANVLSWSELCLIAQTMSRGLAYLHKDVPGHKPSIAHRDFKTKNILLKSDLTACIADFGLALRFEAGKFSAANHRHVGTRRYMAPEVLEGAINFQRDVFLRIDMYAVGLVLWELASRCKAADGPVDEYMLPFEEEVGQHPSLEDMQEVVVFKKLRPTLRECWQKHAGLALLCETIEELWDHEAEARLSAGCVEERVTQMQRQANATAPEDLVTVVTMVTNMDYSPKESGL; this comes from the exons GGTCGATCCTGGGCCGCTCGGAGAGCCACCAGTGCGTTCAGTACACCCACAACCCGTCGTCGTCCGTCCCGATGGACGCAGAGGGTCGGGCTGACGGCAGGACGGTGGTGACCTGCTCCGGGGAGGAGGACAAGCGGCAGCACTGCTTCTCCACCTGGAAGAACGCCTCCGGAGAGGTGAAGCTGATCCAGCAGGGCTGCTGGCTGGACCACCCCAGCTGCTACAG GAGTGAGTGTGTGGAGATGGGAGAAGCCCCTGAGGTCTTCTTCTGTTGCTGTGATGTCAGTTTGTGTAACATAAAGTTCTCTCACCAACCCAACGTCAGCGAGCCTTCAGCAACAC caaccagtgCCCCGCCCAAGCAGCCAGTAGAGCCTCTGATTTTCTCCATGGTGCCCAGCCTGGCCGTCAGCGGCGTGGTGCTGCTCTCCTTCTGGATGTACCGACGCCACAGACGGCCGTACCCTCCGGTCCTGCTGCCCACACAG AACGTTTTCCACATTCTGATGGAG GACCCCAGTCTGATGCCTCCGTCCCCCGTCTTGGGTCACAGGCCTGTGCAGCTGCTGGAGGTCAAAGCTAGGGGGCGCTTTGGCTGTGTGTGGAAGGCTCAGCTGCTCAGTGAACAAGTAGCTGTCAAGGTCTTCCCTATCCAG GAACGTCAGTCGTGGCAGACGGAGTACGAGATCTACAGCCTGAGTGGGATGAGGCACGaaaacctgctgctgttcatCGGAGCAGAGAAGAGAGGCTGCAACGCCGATCTGGAGCTGTGGCTCATTACTGCCTACCATGACAAG GGCTCGGTGTGTGACTACCTGAAAGCCAACGTCCTGTCCTGGTCTGAGCTCTGTCTCATCGCTCAGACGATGTCCCGAGGTCTGGCCTACCTGCATAAGGACGTACCTGGACACAAACCTTCCATTGCTCACAG GGACTTTAAAACGAAGAACATCCTCCTGAAGTCTGATTTGACGGCCTGCATCGCTGACTTTGGTCTCGCTCTCAGATTCGAGGCTGGGAAATTTTCGGCGGCGAACCACAGACAC GTGGGGACCCGGCGCTACATGGCCCCTGAGGTCCTGGAAGGGGCCATTAACTTCCAGAGGGACGTCTTCCTGAGGATAGACATGTACGCTGTGGGCCTGGTGCTGTGGGAGCTCGCCTCACGCTGCAAAGCTGCTGACG GTCCGGTGGATGAGTACATGCTGCCGTTTGAGGAGGAGGTGGGCCAGCACCCGTCTTTGGAGGACATGCAGGAGGTGGTGGTCTTCAAGAAGCTGAGGCCGACCTTGAGGGAGTGTTGGCAGAAACATGCA GGTCTGGCTCTGCTCTGCGAGACCATCGAGGAGCTCTGGGACCACGAGGCCGAGGCTCGGCTGTCGGCCGGCTGCGTGGAGGAACGCGTGACGCAGATGCAGCGGCAGGCGAACGCCACCGCTCCTGAGGACCTCGTCACGGTCGTTACCATGGTaaccaacatggactattctcCAAAAGAATCCGGGCTCTGA
- the LOC102217256 gene encoding activin receptor type-2A-like isoform X2, which translates to MGQEARLVLSILLISCCSGSILGRSESHQCVQYTHNPSSSVPMDAEGRADGRTVVTCSGEEDKRQHCFSTWKNASGEVKLIQQGCWLDHPSCYRSECVEMGEAPEVFFCCCDVSLCNIKFSHQPNVSEPSATPTSAPPKQPVEPLIFSMVPSLAVSGVVLLSFWMYRRHRRPYPPVLLPTQDPSLMPPSPVLGHRPVQLLEVKARGRFGCVWKAQLLSEQVAVKVFPIQERQSWQTEYEIYSLSGMRHENLLLFIGAEKRGCNADLELWLITAYHDKGSVCDYLKANVLSWSELCLIAQTMSRGLAYLHKDVPGHKPSIAHRDFKTKNILLKSDLTACIADFGLALRFEAGKFSAANHRHVGTRRYMAPEVLEGAINFQRDVFLRIDMYAVGLVLWELASRCKAADGPVDEYMLPFEEEVGQHPSLEDMQEVVVFKKLRPTLRECWQKHAGLALLCETIEELWDHEAEARLSAGCVEERVTQMQRQANATAPEDLVTVVTMVTNMDYSPKESGL; encoded by the exons GGTCGATCCTGGGCCGCTCGGAGAGCCACCAGTGCGTTCAGTACACCCACAACCCGTCGTCGTCCGTCCCGATGGACGCAGAGGGTCGGGCTGACGGCAGGACGGTGGTGACCTGCTCCGGGGAGGAGGACAAGCGGCAGCACTGCTTCTCCACCTGGAAGAACGCCTCCGGAGAGGTGAAGCTGATCCAGCAGGGCTGCTGGCTGGACCACCCCAGCTGCTACAG GAGTGAGTGTGTGGAGATGGGAGAAGCCCCTGAGGTCTTCTTCTGTTGCTGTGATGTCAGTTTGTGTAACATAAAGTTCTCTCACCAACCCAACGTCAGCGAGCCTTCAGCAACAC caaccagtgCCCCGCCCAAGCAGCCAGTAGAGCCTCTGATTTTCTCCATGGTGCCCAGCCTGGCCGTCAGCGGCGTGGTGCTGCTCTCCTTCTGGATGTACCGACGCCACAGACGGCCGTACCCTCCGGTCCTGCTGCCCACACAG GACCCCAGTCTGATGCCTCCGTCCCCCGTCTTGGGTCACAGGCCTGTGCAGCTGCTGGAGGTCAAAGCTAGGGGGCGCTTTGGCTGTGTGTGGAAGGCTCAGCTGCTCAGTGAACAAGTAGCTGTCAAGGTCTTCCCTATCCAG GAACGTCAGTCGTGGCAGACGGAGTACGAGATCTACAGCCTGAGTGGGATGAGGCACGaaaacctgctgctgttcatCGGAGCAGAGAAGAGAGGCTGCAACGCCGATCTGGAGCTGTGGCTCATTACTGCCTACCATGACAAG GGCTCGGTGTGTGACTACCTGAAAGCCAACGTCCTGTCCTGGTCTGAGCTCTGTCTCATCGCTCAGACGATGTCCCGAGGTCTGGCCTACCTGCATAAGGACGTACCTGGACACAAACCTTCCATTGCTCACAG GGACTTTAAAACGAAGAACATCCTCCTGAAGTCTGATTTGACGGCCTGCATCGCTGACTTTGGTCTCGCTCTCAGATTCGAGGCTGGGAAATTTTCGGCGGCGAACCACAGACAC GTGGGGACCCGGCGCTACATGGCCCCTGAGGTCCTGGAAGGGGCCATTAACTTCCAGAGGGACGTCTTCCTGAGGATAGACATGTACGCTGTGGGCCTGGTGCTGTGGGAGCTCGCCTCACGCTGCAAAGCTGCTGACG GTCCGGTGGATGAGTACATGCTGCCGTTTGAGGAGGAGGTGGGCCAGCACCCGTCTTTGGAGGACATGCAGGAGGTGGTGGTCTTCAAGAAGCTGAGGCCGACCTTGAGGGAGTGTTGGCAGAAACATGCA GGTCTGGCTCTGCTCTGCGAGACCATCGAGGAGCTCTGGGACCACGAGGCCGAGGCTCGGCTGTCGGCCGGCTGCGTGGAGGAACGCGTGACGCAGATGCAGCGGCAGGCGAACGCCACCGCTCCTGAGGACCTCGTCACGGTCGTTACCATGGTaaccaacatggactattctcCAAAAGAATCCGGGCTCTGA